A genome region from Ralstonia solanacearum K60 includes the following:
- a CDS encoding M16 family metallopeptidase — translation MRSSPRSVSHSARTGLRWAGIALAAAFLAGEAGAQDLASAPARQAAAVAGAKVGASQADTHEYRLANGLRLIVKEDHRAPTVAHMVWYRAGSIDEHNGTTGVAHMLEHMMFKGTKAVGPGEFSRRVAALGGRENAMTTRDFTMYFQQIEKSRLADVMALEADRMANLQLTDKEFKPEMNVVKEERRMRIDDSARATVYEQMLAVLFNAAPYRNPTIGWPSDLDTMTVQDAQDWYHKWYAPNNATVVITGDVNPDEVFRLAQRTYGKLKPHALPRRYEQDEPKQVGVKRIWVKAPAENPYVVLAYKAPPLRDVEKDIDPYALEVLSAVLDGYDNARLPNLLVKGEKRLADDVNAGYDGMNRGPSIFLLDGVPADGHTTAEIEQALRAQIDRIAKEGVTEAELKRVKAQVVAAQIYKRDSVFGQGMEIGMAEMSGLSWRDLDRVLEKIKSVTPAQIQQVAKTYFNEDNLVVATLLPQPIDPNKPARKPVPGMRDEGGLR, via the coding sequence ATGCGCTCTTCTCCGCGATCCGTTTCACATTCCGCCCGCACCGGCCTGCGCTGGGCGGGCATCGCCCTGGCGGCGGCCTTCCTGGCCGGCGAAGCCGGCGCGCAGGATCTGGCCTCCGCGCCGGCACGCCAGGCCGCTGCCGTCGCCGGCGCCAAAGTCGGCGCCAGCCAGGCCGATACCCACGAATACCGGCTCGCCAACGGGCTGCGCCTGATCGTCAAGGAAGATCACCGTGCCCCCACCGTCGCCCACATGGTGTGGTACCGCGCCGGCAGCATCGACGAGCACAACGGCACCACCGGCGTCGCCCACATGCTCGAGCACATGATGTTCAAGGGCACCAAGGCGGTCGGCCCGGGCGAGTTCTCGCGCCGCGTCGCCGCCCTGGGCGGCCGCGAGAACGCCATGACCACGCGCGACTTCACGATGTACTTCCAGCAGATCGAGAAATCGCGCCTGGCCGACGTGATGGCGCTCGAAGCCGACCGCATGGCCAACCTCCAGCTGACCGACAAGGAGTTCAAGCCGGAGATGAACGTGGTCAAGGAAGAGCGTCGCATGCGCATCGACGATTCCGCGCGCGCCACGGTCTACGAGCAGATGCTCGCCGTGCTGTTCAATGCCGCGCCGTACCGCAACCCGACCATCGGCTGGCCGTCCGACCTCGACACGATGACGGTGCAGGACGCGCAGGACTGGTACCACAAGTGGTACGCGCCCAACAACGCGACAGTGGTCATCACCGGCGACGTCAACCCGGACGAAGTCTTCCGCCTGGCCCAGCGCACCTACGGCAAGCTCAAGCCGCATGCGCTGCCGCGCCGCTACGAGCAGGACGAGCCCAAGCAGGTCGGCGTCAAGCGCATCTGGGTCAAGGCACCGGCCGAGAATCCCTACGTGGTGCTTGCCTACAAGGCTCCGCCGCTCAGGGACGTGGAGAAGGATATCGATCCGTACGCACTGGAGGTGCTGTCCGCCGTGCTCGACGGCTATGACAATGCCCGCTTGCCCAACCTGCTGGTCAAAGGCGAGAAACGCCTCGCCGACGACGTCAACGCCGGCTACGACGGCATGAATCGCGGCCCGTCGATCTTCCTGCTGGATGGCGTGCCCGCCGATGGCCACACCACCGCCGAGATCGAACAGGCGCTGCGCGCGCAGATCGACCGCATCGCCAAGGAAGGCGTGACCGAAGCCGAGCTCAAGCGCGTCAAGGCGCAGGTCGTGGCCGCGCAGATCTACAAGCGCGATTCGGTGTTCGGCCAGGGCATGGAGATCGGCATGGCCGAGATGTCCGGGCTGTCCTGGCGCGACCTGGATCGCGTCCTGGAGAAGATCAAGTCCGTGACGCCCGCGCAGATTCAGCAGGTCGCCAAGACCTATTTCAACGAAGACAACCTGGTCGTGGCGACGCTGTTGCCGCAACCGATCGACCCGAACAAGCCGGCACGCAAGCCCGTTCCCGGCATGCGCGATGAAGGAGGGCTGCGTTGA
- a CDS encoding YfhL family 4Fe-4S dicluster ferredoxin, whose product MALMITDECINCDVCEPECPNGAISMGPEIYVIDPGKCTECVGHFDAPQCQQVCPVECIPKDPAHAETHEQLMQKYVKLTAA is encoded by the coding sequence ATGGCGCTCATGATCACCGATGAGTGCATCAATTGCGACGTCTGCGAGCCCGAGTGCCCCAACGGCGCGATTTCGATGGGTCCGGAAATCTACGTGATCGATCCGGGCAAGTGCACCGAGTGCGTCGGCCACTTCGACGCGCCGCAATGTCAGCAGGTCTGTCCGGTCGAATGCATTCCCAAGGACCCGGCCCACGCCGAAACCCATGAGCAGTTGATGCAGAAGTACGTCAAGCTGACCGCTGCCTAG
- a CDS encoding ribose-phosphate pyrophosphokinase yields the protein MSSEGLMVFTGNANPKLAEAVVKHLNIPLGKALVGRFSDGEVQVEIQENVRGKHVFILQSTCAPTNDNLMELMVMVDALKRASARRITAAIPYFGYARQDRRPRSARVAISAKVVANMLEVAGVERVLTMDLHADQIQGFFDIPVDNIYASPILLEDLRKKNYDNLLVVSPDVGGVVRARALAKQLNTDLAIIDKRRPKANVAEVMNIIGEVEGRNCVIMDDMIDTGGTLCKAAQVLKERGAKQVFSYCTHPVLSGGAAARIAESALDEVVVTDTIPLRDDALQCGKIRQLSTAPLLASTFTRIVRGESIMELFAE from the coding sequence ATGAGCAGCGAAGGCTTGATGGTCTTTACCGGCAACGCCAACCCGAAACTCGCAGAAGCTGTCGTCAAGCATCTCAACATCCCACTGGGCAAGGCCCTCGTCGGCCGGTTCTCCGATGGTGAAGTCCAGGTCGAGATCCAGGAAAACGTGCGCGGCAAGCACGTGTTCATCCTGCAATCCACCTGCGCGCCGACCAACGACAATCTGATGGAACTGATGGTGATGGTCGATGCGCTCAAGCGCGCCTCCGCCCGCCGCATCACCGCCGCCATCCCCTACTTCGGCTATGCCCGCCAGGACCGCCGCCCGCGTTCGGCGCGCGTGGCCATCTCGGCCAAGGTCGTGGCCAACATGCTGGAAGTCGCCGGCGTCGAGCGCGTGCTGACGATGGACCTCCACGCTGACCAGATCCAGGGCTTCTTCGACATCCCGGTCGACAACATCTACGCGTCGCCGATCCTGCTCGAAGACCTGCGCAAGAAGAACTACGACAACCTGCTGGTGGTATCACCGGACGTCGGTGGCGTGGTGCGCGCCCGTGCACTGGCCAAGCAGCTGAACACCGACCTGGCGATCATCGACAAGCGCCGCCCCAAGGCCAACGTGGCCGAAGTGATGAACATCATCGGCGAAGTCGAGGGCCGCAACTGCGTGATCATGGACGACATGATCGACACCGGCGGCACGCTGTGCAAGGCTGCCCAGGTGCTCAAGGAGCGCGGCGCCAAGCAAGTGTTCTCGTACTGCACGCACCCCGTGCTGTCGGGTGGCGCAGCCGCCCGCATTGCCGAATCGGCGCTGGACGAAGTGGTCGTGACCGACACGATCCCGCTGCGTGACGACGCCCTCCAGTGCGGCAAGATCCGCCAGTTGTCGACGGCGCCGCTGCTGGCCAGCACCTTCACCCGTATCGTCAGGGGCGAATCGATCATGGAGCTGTTTGCCGAATAA
- the coaD gene encoding pantetheine-phosphate adenylyltransferase: MVIAVYPGTFDPFTRGHEDLVRRASNIFDELVVGVAQSPNKRPFFALEERIHIAREVLGHYPNVRVEGFSGLLKDFVRKNNARVIVRGLRAVSDFEYEFQMAGMNRYLLPDVETMFLTPSDQYQFISGTFVREIAQLGGDVSKFVFPSVERWLVEKVGRRHAESDKTA; encoded by the coding sequence ATGGTGATCGCGGTTTATCCCGGCACATTCGATCCGTTCACGCGCGGCCACGAAGATCTCGTGCGGCGCGCATCCAACATCTTCGACGAGCTTGTCGTCGGGGTGGCGCAGAGCCCCAACAAGCGGCCCTTCTTTGCGCTGGAAGAGCGCATCCACATCGCGCGCGAAGTGCTGGGCCACTATCCCAACGTACGGGTCGAAGGCTTTTCCGGCCTGCTCAAGGATTTCGTGCGCAAGAACAACGCGCGGGTGATCGTGCGCGGGCTGCGCGCCGTGTCGGACTTCGAGTACGAATTCCAGATGGCCGGCATGAACCGCTACCTGCTGCCGGACGTGGAAACCATGTTCCTCACGCCGTCCGATCAGTACCAGTTCATCTCGGGCACCTTCGTGCGCGAGATTGCCCAGCTCGGCGGCGACGTCAGCAAGTTCGTCTTCCCGTCGGTGGAGCGGTGGCTGGTCGAGAAGGTCGGCCGCCGGCATGCCGAGTCCGACAAAACGGCTTAA
- the ispE gene encoding 4-(cytidine 5'-diphospho)-2-C-methyl-D-erythritol kinase, giving the protein MSSAPTELRDCPAPAKLNLFLHVVGRRPDGYHLLQTVFQLIDWCDTLHFGRRADARLVRTTDIPGVPAEEDLVIRAARLLQAETGCAYGADIALEKRLPMGGGIGGGSSDAATTLLALNRLWGLDLPRAKLMSLGLRLGADVPFFVFGQNAFAEGIGEELTPIALPPATFVVIHPRVHVPTPEIFCDEGLTRDTPLTIITDFPDQQIVFAYGRNDLQAVAERKYGEIARALAWLRQFSPLARMTGSGACVFAPFDRAEQAQAVADQVPPEWEGRCAAGLTHHPLAMLAV; this is encoded by the coding sequence ATGTCTTCCGCGCCCACCGAACTGCGCGACTGCCCCGCGCCCGCCAAGCTCAACCTGTTCCTGCACGTGGTCGGCCGCCGGCCGGACGGTTACCACCTGCTGCAGACCGTGTTCCAGCTGATCGACTGGTGCGACACGCTGCACTTCGGCCGCCGCGCCGACGCTCGCCTGGTGCGCACCACCGACATCCCCGGCGTTCCCGCGGAGGAAGACCTGGTCATCCGCGCCGCACGCCTGCTGCAAGCGGAAACCGGCTGCGCCTACGGCGCCGATATTGCACTGGAGAAGCGCCTGCCGATGGGCGGCGGCATCGGCGGCGGCTCGTCCGACGCAGCGACCACGCTGCTGGCGCTCAACCGCCTGTGGGGGCTCGATCTGCCACGCGCGAAGCTGATGTCGCTGGGCCTGCGCCTGGGGGCCGACGTGCCCTTCTTCGTGTTCGGCCAGAACGCATTCGCCGAGGGGATCGGCGAGGAACTGACCCCGATCGCGCTACCGCCGGCGACCTTCGTGGTCATTCATCCGCGTGTCCATGTCCCCACTCCCGAAATTTTTTGCGATGAAGGGTTGACACGTGACACTCCCCTCACCATAATTACGGACTTTCCTGACCAACAAATTGTTTTCGCTTACGGTCGCAACGATCTGCAAGCGGTGGCGGAAAGGAAATACGGCGAAATCGCCCGAGCTCTTGCCTGGCTGCGTCAATTCAGCCCTCTGGCAAGGATGACCGGATCCGGCGCCTGCGTGTTCGCACCATTTGATCGTGCGGAACAGGCGCAAGCGGTGGCGGATCAGGTGCCTCCCGAATGGGAGGGTCGGTGTGCGGCAGGTCTGACGCATCACCCGCTCGCGATGTTGGCTGTGTAA
- a CDS encoding DUF4124 domain-containing protein codes for MKQPVPSSRACASITLALGLWAAATALPASAEVYRCSANGQTVYSDHPCGSRAVAVPLIDDTPSAADQKAARERATIEAAQVREAEVTRRKAQAEEDARQARLAAQAAEQARRRDQERARIVQQDVGARYCHRVYVGPMPYPYPAPVITPPVQMPTPMPRIVQGQQQQAGNGGKPLPFLQAPVTRPAPIVPRPSHPHPPAFRIVCEPGYVYDGPEEWLPVE; via the coding sequence ATGAAACAACCCGTTCCCTCGTCACGCGCCTGCGCATCGATTACGCTCGCGCTCGGTTTGTGGGCCGCGGCGACGGCCCTGCCCGCCTCGGCTGAGGTCTATCGTTGCAGCGCGAACGGTCAGACGGTGTACTCTGACCACCCGTGCGGATCGCGCGCCGTGGCCGTGCCGCTGATCGATGACACGCCGAGCGCCGCCGACCAGAAGGCCGCGCGCGAACGCGCCACCATCGAAGCCGCACAGGTGCGCGAAGCGGAAGTCACCCGCCGCAAGGCCCAGGCGGAAGAAGACGCGCGCCAGGCCCGGCTTGCCGCGCAGGCTGCCGAGCAAGCGCGGCGCCGCGATCAGGAACGCGCCCGGATCGTCCAGCAGGATGTGGGCGCGCGGTACTGCCATCGCGTCTACGTCGGGCCGATGCCGTATCCGTACCCGGCGCCGGTGATCACGCCGCCGGTGCAGATGCCGACGCCGATGCCGCGAATCGTCCAGGGGCAGCAGCAACAAGCCGGCAATGGCGGCAAGCCGCTGCCGTTCTTGCAGGCGCCCGTCACCCGCCCCGCACCGATCGTGCCGCGCCCATCGCACCCGCATCCGCCGGCTTTCCGCATCGTCTGCGAACCAGGCTACGTGTATGACGGGCCGGAGGAATGGCTGCCGGTGGAATGA
- a CDS encoding 50S ribosomal protein L25/general stress protein Ctc yields MKVVAFERSVQGTGASRRLRNAGKTPAIIYGGGAEPKMIELDHNALYHALKKEAFHSSILDIEVAGKSEKALLRDFQLHPFKQLVLHVDFQRVSATEKIHVKVPLHFLNQENAPGVKLGHGIVNHILNDVEVSCLPADLPEFIEVDLGTLEIGQTLHISDLKLPKGVTILTHGGDENPAVANISVPAGEVSAAAAAEGDKPAA; encoded by the coding sequence ATGAAAGTTGTCGCTTTCGAGCGTAGCGTTCAGGGCACTGGTGCGAGCCGCCGCCTGCGCAATGCCGGCAAGACCCCGGCCATCATTTACGGTGGCGGTGCCGAGCCGAAGATGATCGAACTCGATCACAACGCGCTGTACCACGCGCTGAAGAAGGAAGCCTTCCACTCGTCGATCCTCGACATCGAAGTGGCCGGCAAGTCGGAAAAAGCGCTGCTGCGCGATTTCCAACTGCACCCGTTCAAGCAGCTGGTCCTGCACGTCGACTTCCAACGCGTGTCGGCCACGGAAAAGATCCACGTCAAGGTGCCGCTGCACTTCCTGAACCAGGAAAATGCCCCGGGCGTGAAGCTGGGCCATGGCATCGTCAACCACATCCTGAACGACGTCGAAGTGTCGTGCCTGCCGGCCGACCTGCCCGAGTTCATCGAAGTGGACCTGGGCACCCTGGAAATCGGCCAGACCCTGCACATCTCCGACCTGAAGCTGCCGAAGGGCGTGACCATCCTCACCCACGGTGGCGATGAGAACCCGGCCGTGGCCAACATCAGCGTGCCGGCTGGCGAAGTGTCCGCCGCCGCTGCTGCTGAAGGCGACAAGCCCGCAGCCTAA
- a CDS encoding M16 family metallopeptidase, whose protein sequence is MRAMSLTLKTFLAGMLAAAAHGALAALPIEHWTAATGARVFFVPSPSIPMLDINLDVDAGTRYEAADKAGLAALTVGMLDKGVAAAGSTPARDEAAIADAFADVGASFSGGAGGDRTSLRLRTLSDPAERQPAVDLMAQIAAAPTVPDAVLARDKQRTVAAIRESLTKPQVLADRAFGTAIYGTHPYGQSATPETIEGITRDDILRFYHANYTAKRAVVTLIGAISRQEAEAIAEQVTRGLPPDGATPPALPAVNAPLTKAETVRIPHPAQQATIVMGQPGIARSDKDYFPLLVGNYVLGGGGFSSRLTNEVREKRGLTYSIGSYFSPAAQLGPFELALQTRKDQTEQALTVVRDTLARFVADGPTDAELKAAKDNLVNGFPLRLDSNRKLLDNVANIAWYNLPLDYLDTWTQRVAAVTREQVRTAFQRVLQPQTMATIVVGGPAQN, encoded by the coding sequence ATGCGCGCCATGTCCCTGACCCTGAAGACGTTCCTGGCCGGCATGCTGGCCGCGGCCGCACACGGTGCGCTGGCCGCGCTGCCGATCGAACACTGGACGGCCGCCACCGGCGCGCGCGTGTTTTTTGTGCCGAGTCCGTCGATCCCGATGCTCGACATCAACCTCGACGTCGATGCCGGCACGCGCTACGAGGCGGCCGACAAGGCCGGCCTCGCCGCGCTGACGGTGGGTATGCTCGACAAGGGCGTCGCGGCCGCAGGCAGTACGCCGGCGCGCGACGAGGCGGCCATCGCCGATGCTTTCGCCGACGTGGGCGCCAGCTTCTCGGGCGGCGCCGGCGGCGACCGCACCAGCCTGCGCCTGCGCACGCTGTCCGATCCGGCCGAGCGCCAGCCCGCGGTCGACCTGATGGCGCAGATCGCTGCGGCGCCCACCGTGCCCGATGCCGTGCTGGCACGCGACAAGCAGCGTACGGTCGCGGCCATCCGCGAGTCGCTGACCAAGCCCCAGGTGCTGGCCGACCGCGCCTTCGGCACCGCCATCTACGGCACCCACCCGTACGGCCAGTCGGCCACGCCCGAGACCATCGAGGGCATCACCCGCGACGACATCCTGCGTTTCTATCACGCCAACTACACTGCCAAGCGCGCCGTGGTCACCTTGATCGGCGCGATCAGCCGGCAGGAGGCCGAGGCCATCGCCGAGCAGGTCACGCGCGGCCTGCCGCCGGACGGTGCCACGCCGCCCGCGCTGCCTGCCGTCAACGCACCGCTGACCAAGGCCGAGACCGTGCGCATTCCGCACCCGGCGCAGCAGGCGACCATCGTGATGGGGCAGCCCGGCATCGCGCGCAGCGACAAGGACTACTTCCCGCTCCTGGTCGGCAACTATGTGCTGGGCGGCGGCGGCTTCAGCTCGCGCCTGACCAACGAAGTGCGCGAGAAGCGCGGCCTGACCTACAGCATCGGCAGCTATTTCTCGCCGGCCGCGCAGTTGGGTCCGTTCGAGCTGGCGCTGCAGACGCGCAAGGACCAGACCGAGCAGGCGCTGACCGTGGTGCGCGACACCCTCGCCCGCTTCGTCGCCGACGGCCCGACCGACGCGGAGCTCAAGGCCGCCAAGGACAACCTCGTCAACGGTTTCCCGCTGCGCCTGGACAGCAACCGCAAGCTGCTGGACAACGTCGCCAATATCGCGTGGTACAACCTGCCGCTCGACTACCTGGATACCTGGACGCAGCGCGTCGCCGCGGTCACGCGCGAGCAGGTGCGCACCGCGTTCCAGCGCGTGCTGCAGCCGCAGACCATGGCGACCATCGTGGTGGGCGGTCCGGCGCAGAACTGA
- a CDS encoding IS5 family transposase (programmed frameshift): MTRRYALTDAQWERIQELLPGRRGHVGAPAKDNRLFVDAVLYRYRAGIAWRDLPERFGDFRVVHLRHMRWSRRGVWQRVFEALAQHADNEYAMIDATIVRAHQHSAGGKRGAASQAIGRSRGGLSTKIHATVDALGNPTGLYLTPGQASDLEGADVLLKDTEAQTVIADKGYDAQQRVVEPLLQAGKAVVIPSIRTRKVQREYDAHLYKARHLVENFFAKLKQYRAIATRYDKTAAAFLGAIHLASAVIWTI; the protein is encoded by the exons ATGACTCGCAGATACGCCCTGACAGACGCGCAATGGGAGCGCATACAAGAATTGCTGCCTGGTAGGCGCGGCCATGTGGGAGCGCCAGCGAAGGACAATCGATTGTTTGTGGATGCCGTGCTCTATCGCTACCGTGCTGGCATTGCCTGGCGCGATCTCCCCGAACGCTTTGGTGACTTTCGGGTAGTGCATTTACGCCATATGCGCTGGAGTCGGCGCGGAGTGTGGCAGCGGGTCTTCGAAGCGCTGGCTCAACACGCAGATAACGAATACGCCATGATTGACGCTACGATCGTGCGAGCCCATCAGCACAGCGCTGGAG GGAAAAGGGGGGCCGCTTCACAAGCCATCGGGCGCAGCCGAGGAGGCCTGAGCACCAAGATCCACGCAACCGTGGATGCGCTGGGCAATCCCACCGGCTTGTATCTGACGCCTGGGCAAGCCTCGGATCTGGAGGGTGCCGACGTCTTGCTCAAGGACACCGAAGCGCAGACGGTCATCGCAGACAAGGGCTACGACGCACAACAGCGCGTCGTTGAGCCGTTACTGCAGGCCGGCAAGGCGGTCGTCATCCCCAGCATTCGAACTCGCAAGGTGCAGCGCGAATACGATGCGCACCTGTACAAAGCTCGCCACCTCGTCGAGAACTTCTTCGCCAAGCTCAAGCAATACCGGGCCATTGCCACTCGCTACGATAAGACTGCCGCCGCTTTCCTCGGCGCCATCCATCTGGCCTCCGCTGTGATCTGGACTATTTGA
- the ftsY gene encoding signal recognition particle-docking protein FtsY has translation MFSFWKKRKAEPQPAAEPAPPAAAPEAAQAPAPVPVASPTPAPAPVAVPDTPAAPAALDMQADDIETVPTPPVVEQARKGWMSRLRSGLSKTSKSLTTLFVGVKVDEALFEELETALLMADAGVDATEYLLNELRRRVKAQRIETAESVKTALRDLLIELLHPLEKTMVLGRDQPMVIMIAGVNGAGKTTSIGKLCKHFQTYGQSVLLAAGDTFRAAAREQLVIWGQRNNVTVVAQESGDPAAVIFDAVNAARARGIDIVMADTAGRLPTQLHLMEELKKVRRVIGKAMVTAPHETLLVIDANTGQNALAQVKAFDDTLGLTGLIVTKLDGTAKGGILAAIARQRPVPVYFIGVGEQVEDLQPFSAREFADALLG, from the coding sequence ATGTTTAGTTTCTGGAAGAAGCGCAAGGCAGAGCCCCAGCCGGCCGCCGAACCCGCGCCGCCCGCCGCCGCGCCCGAAGCCGCCCAAGCCCCGGCACCGGTCCCGGTTGCCTCCCCCACCCCTGCACCCGCCCCGGTTGCCGTGCCGGATACGCCGGCCGCGCCGGCTGCGCTGGACATGCAGGCCGACGACATCGAGACCGTACCGACGCCGCCCGTGGTGGAGCAGGCGCGCAAGGGCTGGATGTCGCGCCTGCGCTCGGGCCTGTCGAAGACCAGCAAGAGCCTGACCACGCTGTTCGTCGGCGTGAAGGTGGACGAGGCGCTGTTCGAGGAACTGGAGACCGCGCTGCTGATGGCCGATGCCGGCGTGGATGCCACCGAATACCTGCTGAACGAGCTGCGCCGCCGCGTGAAGGCCCAGCGCATCGAGACCGCCGAGAGCGTGAAGACCGCGCTGCGCGATCTGCTCATCGAGCTGCTGCATCCGCTGGAAAAAACCATGGTGCTCGGCCGCGACCAGCCGATGGTGATCATGATTGCGGGCGTCAACGGTGCCGGCAAGACCACCAGCATCGGCAAGCTGTGCAAGCACTTCCAGACCTACGGGCAGTCCGTGCTGCTGGCTGCCGGCGACACGTTCCGCGCCGCCGCCCGCGAGCAACTGGTGATCTGGGGCCAGCGCAACAACGTGACCGTGGTGGCACAGGAGTCGGGCGACCCGGCCGCCGTGATCTTCGACGCGGTGAACGCGGCGCGCGCCCGCGGCATCGACATCGTCATGGCCGACACCGCCGGCCGCCTGCCGACCCAGTTGCACCTGATGGAAGAACTGAAGAAGGTGCGCCGCGTGATCGGCAAGGCCATGGTGACGGCGCCGCACGAGACCCTGCTGGTGATCGACGCCAACACCGGCCAGAACGCGCTGGCGCAGGTGAAGGCCTTCGACGATACGCTCGGCCTGACCGGCCTGATCGTCACCAAGCTGGACGGCACCGCCAAGGGCGGCATCCTGGCCGCCATCGCGCGGCAGCGGCCGGTGCCGGTGTATTTCATCGGTGTGGGCGAGCAGGTCGAAGACCTGCAACCGTTCTCCGCGCGCGAATTCGCCGACGCGCTGCTGGGCTGA
- the rsmD gene encoding 16S rRNA (guanine(966)-N(2))-methyltransferase RsmD, producing MASRTPNRSKRPKTSSATSHARAPHQVRIIGGQYRRTPLPVIDADGLRPTGDRVRETLFNWLGQDLAGWRCADIFAGTGALGFEAASRGAARVTLVESHAPALRALHAVRDKLRAGMVDIVSGDAFAWLARQADGAFDLVFIDPPFSQDWALRALEAALRVVPEGGQIYVESPRPLVEAVPGEGVAPDAGVPLPPGVVLHRHLRAGAVHAHLLLRKNG from the coding sequence ATGGCTTCCCGCACTCCCAATCGTTCCAAGCGTCCCAAGACTTCATCCGCCACGTCGCATGCCCGCGCGCCGCACCAGGTGCGGATCATCGGCGGGCAGTACAGGCGCACGCCGCTGCCGGTGATCGACGCCGATGGCCTGCGCCCCACCGGCGATCGCGTTCGCGAAACCCTGTTCAACTGGCTTGGCCAGGACTTGGCCGGCTGGCGTTGCGCGGACATCTTCGCCGGCACCGGCGCGCTCGGCTTCGAGGCGGCTTCGCGCGGCGCGGCGCGGGTCACGCTGGTGGAGAGCCATGCGCCCGCGCTGCGCGCCTTGCATGCGGTGCGCGACAAGCTGCGCGCCGGCATGGTCGACATCGTGTCGGGTGACGCCTTCGCCTGGCTCGCGCGCCAAGCCGACGGCGCGTTCGACCTCGTCTTCATCGATCCACCGTTCTCGCAGGACTGGGCCCTGCGGGCGCTGGAAGCCGCGCTGCGCGTGGTGCCGGAGGGCGGGCAGATCTACGTGGAATCGCCGCGGCCGCTGGTGGAGGCCGTGCCCGGCGAAGGCGTTGCACCGGACGCGGGCGTGCCTCTGCCGCCTGGCGTGGTGCTGCACAGGCACCTGCGCGCCGGTGCGGTGCATGCCCATTTGCTGCTGCGCAAAAACGGTTAA
- the pth gene encoding aminoacyl-tRNA hydrolase: protein MIKLIVGLGNPGAEYAATRHNAGFWLVDQLARVGHVTLRNETRFHGYAARATLWGHDVWLLQPQTFMNRSGLATVALARFYKILPDEILVAHDELDLPPGAVKLKLGGGSGGHNGLKDIAAHLTTQQFWRLRLGIGHPRNLLPPGTAPSGQHDVANFVLKAPRREEQELIDRAIDRSLDALPDLVTGNTERAMMRLHTAG, encoded by the coding sequence ATGATCAAACTCATTGTCGGGCTCGGCAACCCGGGCGCCGAGTACGCGGCGACGCGGCACAACGCCGGCTTCTGGCTGGTCGACCAGCTCGCGCGCGTGGGCCACGTGACATTGCGCAACGAAACGCGCTTCCACGGCTATGCGGCGCGCGCCACGCTGTGGGGCCACGATGTCTGGCTGTTGCAGCCGCAGACCTTCATGAACCGTTCCGGCCTCGCCACGGTGGCGCTGGCGCGCTTCTACAAGATCCTGCCCGATGAGATCCTGGTTGCGCACGACGAACTGGACCTGCCGCCGGGCGCTGTCAAGCTGAAGCTGGGTGGAGGCTCGGGCGGGCACAATGGTTTGAAAGACATCGCCGCGCACCTGACCACGCAGCAGTTCTGGCGACTGCGCCTGGGCATCGGGCACCCGCGGAATCTGCTGCCGCCCGGCACGGCACCGTCCGGCCAGCACGATGTCGCCAACTTCGTACTCAAGGCGCCGCGCCGGGAAGAGCAGGAACTGATCGACCGCGCCATCGATCGCAGCCTGGATGCACTGCCGGATCTGGTGACCGGCAACACCGAGCGCGCGATGATGCGCCTGCACACCGCAGGCTGA